A window of the Deinococcus gobiensis I-0 genome harbors these coding sequences:
- a CDS encoding LptF/LptG family permease, which produces MYLAGLALFLILQMTDALSSTVGKALTYKATFAEAGMAFLAIFPTFVNRSLVLAVPFGILLGLSRLQRDSEVKALLAAGVRPLSVVWPLLLPFALVGGLAFVNAGSLVPAGLDRWDRTWYGIFGMATPIPSQDRYTYAPPGALYYAGRVLNDSGGQSAQLSGVMVQRGDETLTAQTGRWDAAAQTWVLDSPWVTRPDRAPAQQSGAVTVPQRDRLEPPPPDPKKVSNAQLRAELARGDLGREARRDYTYQLAARYADPFTPVAFALAAGALGLLFRSRAAATAGVIVFIAGFYVLWETMPTLARSGAIAPEVAAWLPSVLFTLIGLGLAWRLR; this is translated from the coding sequence ATGTACCTGGCCGGGCTCGCCCTGTTCCTGATTCTTCAGATGACCGACGCCCTGAGCAGCACGGTCGGCAAGGCGCTGACCTACAAGGCCACCTTTGCCGAGGCGGGCATGGCGTTCCTGGCGATCTTTCCTACCTTCGTCAACCGCTCGCTGGTGCTGGCGGTGCCCTTCGGCATCCTGCTGGGCCTCTCGCGGCTGCAACGCGACAGCGAGGTCAAGGCGCTGCTGGCCGCCGGGGTGCGCCCACTGAGCGTGGTGTGGCCGCTGCTGCTGCCCTTCGCGCTGGTGGGCGGGCTGGCCTTCGTGAATGCCGGGAGCCTCGTCCCGGCGGGCCTGGACCGCTGGGACCGCACGTGGTACGGCATCTTCGGGATGGCGACCCCTATTCCCAGCCAGGACCGCTACACCTACGCCCCGCCGGGGGCGCTGTACTACGCCGGGCGGGTCCTGAACGACAGCGGCGGCCAGAGCGCGCAGCTCTCGGGCGTGATGGTGCAGCGCGGCGACGAGACCCTGACCGCCCAGACGGGGCGCTGGGACGCCGCTGCCCAGACCTGGGTCCTGGACTCGCCCTGGGTCACGCGCCCGGATCGGGCCCCGGCCCAGCAGAGCGGCGCGGTCACGGTCCCGCAGCGAGACCGGCTGGAACCGCCGCCCCCCGACCCCAAGAAGGTCAGCAACGCGCAGCTGCGCGCCGAACTGGCCCGGGGCGACCTGGGACGCGAGGCCCGGCGCGACTACACCTACCAGCTCGCCGCGCGCTACGCCGATCCCTTCACCCCGGTCGCCTTCGCGCTCGCGGCGGGGGCGCTGGGGCTGCTGTTCCGCAGCCGCGCGGCGGCGACGGCGGGCGTGATCGTCTTCATCGCGGGCTTCTACGTGCTGTGGGAGACCATGCCCACGCTCGCCCGCTCGGGGGCCATCGCGCCGGAGGTGGCCGCGTGGCTGCCCAGCGTGCTGTTCACCTTGATCGGCCTGGGGCTGGCCTGGAGGCTGCGCTGA
- the ddrC gene encoding DNA damage response protein DdrC, whose protein sequence is MKNASLTLEFGTVRLPVSADGLLHAPTALGQLGLDPADWTTLAATHDLNDDPRDFGAGPEAALSVPDFARLAFMLDTPQARRWRKRAQELLARAMQGDVRLAAQVAERNPDPEARRWLAARLESTGARRELMSTVARHGGEGQVFGQLGSISNRSVLGVSSADIRRARGVKNTRDGLSSTELLRLAYLDTATARAIQERGAHGNAAILRLHERVARHERQGWQAPVPTPQAG, encoded by the coding sequence ATGAAGAACGCCTCTCTGACCCTGGAATTCGGCACGGTCCGCCTGCCTGTCAGCGCGGACGGTCTCCTGCATGCGCCCACGGCCCTGGGCCAGCTGGGCCTCGACCCGGCCGACTGGACCACCCTGGCGGCCACCCACGACCTGAACGACGACCCACGCGACTTCGGCGCCGGCCCCGAGGCGGCCCTGAGCGTGCCCGACTTCGCGCGGCTGGCCTTCATGCTGGACACGCCGCAGGCCCGGCGCTGGCGCAAGCGGGCGCAGGAGCTGTTGGCCCGCGCGATGCAGGGCGACGTGCGCCTCGCCGCGCAGGTGGCCGAGCGCAACCCCGACCCCGAGGCCCGGCGCTGGCTGGCCGCCCGCCTGGAAAGCACGGGCGCGCGCCGCGAACTGATGAGCACGGTGGCCCGCCACGGCGGCGAGGGGCAGGTGTTCGGACAGCTGGGCAGCATCAGCAACCGCAGCGTGCTGGGCGTGAGCAGCGCCGACATCCGCCGTGCCCGGGGCGTCAAGAACACCCGCGACGGCCTGAGCAGCACCGAACTGCTGCGCCTGGCGTACCTCGACACCGCCACCGCGCGGGCCATCCAGGAGCGCGGCGCACACGGCAACGCGGCCATCCTGCGCCTGCACGAGCGCGTCGCACGCCACGAGCGCCAGGGGTGGCAGGCCCCCGTGCCCACCCCGCAGGCCGGCTGA
- the fumC gene encoding class II fumarate hydratase, with protein MTHTRKESDTMGTLDVQADRYWGAQTERSIHNFPIGRDTFVWGRPVIRALGILKKGAAQANADLGELPRDVADLIVQAANEVIAGKLDDHFPLVVFQTGSGTQSNMNANEVISNRAIEIAGGEMGSKTPVHPNDHVNRGQSSNDTFPTAMHIAVVLELNERLYGSVGKLRDTLDAKARAHAGLVKVGRTHLQDATPITLGQEIGGWVAQLDYALAEVRHAGEGLLDLAIGGTAVGTGLNAHPQFGDLAAKKYEAETGFAFRSAENKFAALSAHDALVQTSAALRTLAGALMKMANDVRWLASGPRNGIGEITIPENEPGSSIMPGKVNPTQSEAMTMVATRVFGNDATVAFAGSQGNFQLNVFKPVMVHAVLESIRLIADASLAFNDNCAVGIEPNLPKIEQNLSINLMQVTALNKHIGYDKAAAIAKKAHKEGSSLREAALALGYVTDAEFDKWVVPLEMTHN; from the coding sequence ATGACCCACACCCGTAAAGAGTCCGACACGATGGGCACGCTGGACGTTCAGGCCGACCGCTACTGGGGCGCGCAGACCGAGCGCAGCATCCACAACTTCCCGATCGGGCGCGACACCTTCGTGTGGGGCCGGCCCGTGATCCGGGCGCTGGGCATCCTGAAGAAGGGCGCGGCGCAGGCGAACGCCGATCTGGGCGAGCTGCCCCGCGACGTGGCCGACCTGATCGTGCAGGCAGCCAACGAGGTCATCGCCGGGAAGCTCGACGACCACTTTCCGCTCGTGGTCTTCCAGACCGGCTCGGGCACCCAGAGCAACATGAACGCCAACGAGGTCATCTCCAACCGCGCCATCGAGATCGCGGGCGGCGAGATGGGCTCCAAGACCCCGGTACACCCCAACGACCATGTGAACCGGGGCCAGAGCAGCAACGACACCTTCCCGACTGCCATGCACATCGCGGTGGTGCTGGAACTCAACGAGCGGCTGTACGGCAGCGTGGGCAAGCTGCGGGACACGCTGGACGCCAAGGCCAGGGCGCACGCCGGGCTGGTCAAGGTGGGCCGCACGCACCTTCAGGACGCCACGCCCATCACGCTGGGGCAGGAGATCGGCGGCTGGGTCGCACAGCTCGACTACGCCCTGGCCGAGGTGCGCCACGCGGGCGAGGGGCTGCTGGACCTCGCCATCGGCGGCACGGCGGTCGGCACCGGCCTGAATGCGCACCCGCAGTTCGGTGATCTGGCCGCGAAGAAGTACGAGGCCGAGACCGGCTTCGCCTTCCGCTCGGCCGAGAACAAGTTCGCCGCCCTCTCGGCGCACGACGCGCTGGTGCAGACCTCGGCCGCGCTGCGGACCCTGGCCGGCGCCCTGATGAAGATGGCGAACGACGTGCGCTGGCTCGCCAGCGGCCCGCGCAACGGCATCGGCGAGATCACCATTCCCGAGAACGAGCCCGGCTCCAGCATCATGCCGGGCAAGGTGAACCCCACCCAGTCCGAGGCCATGACGATGGTCGCCACCCGCGTGTTCGGCAACGACGCCACGGTGGCCTTTGCGGGCAGCCAGGGCAACTTCCAGCTCAACGTGTTCAAGCCGGTGATGGTGCACGCCGTCCTGGAGAGCATCCGTCTGATCGCCGACGCCTCGCTGGCCTTCAACGACAACTGCGCGGTGGGCATCGAACCCAACCTGCCCAAGATCGAGCAGAACCTGAGCATCAACCTCATGCAGGTCACGGCGCTGAACAAGCACATCGGCTACGACAAGGCCGCCGCCATCGCCAAAAAGGCCCACAAGGAGGGCAGCAGCCTGCGGGAGGCCGCCCTGGCCCTCGGCTACGTCACCGACGCCGAGTTCGACAAGTGGGTCGTGCCGCTGGAGATGACGCACAACTGA
- a CDS encoding ArsR/SmtB family transcription factor: protein MNAAILGALAEPHRLHIVELLVREPLTVGEIAARLDLRQPQASKHVRVLVDAGVVEVEAVANRRICHLRAEPFRELDGWLAAYRQLWEARFDRLDEYLDQTSAPRPSPEGEQP, encoded by the coding sequence ATGAACGCCGCCATCCTGGGCGCATTGGCTGAGCCACACCGCTTACATATCGTGGAACTGCTCGTCCGGGAACCGCTGACGGTCGGCGAGATCGCCGCACGCCTCGATCTGCGTCAGCCCCAGGCGTCCAAGCATGTCCGGGTGCTGGTGGACGCCGGCGTGGTGGAGGTCGAGGCCGTCGCCAACCGCCGCATCTGCCACCTGCGCGCCGAGCCGTTCCGGGAACTGGACGGCTGGCTCGCGGCGTACCGGCAGCTCTGGGAGGCGCGTTTCGACCGCCTGGACGAGTACCTGGACCAGACCAGCGCCCCCCGCCCCTCACCCGAAGGAGAACAGCCATGA
- a CDS encoding SRPBCC domain-containing protein has translation MTQLPSAHPSPMTSRVEDGRTLVLERLFRAPPERVFAAFSQAEHLRRWWGPRGWEMPVCTLDFRPGGRWHYGMKCTDPAQGQFYGMESWGLGVYREIGDGARIVYTDSFSDAQGGVNAAMPSTLVELTFPAQGGGTRVVNRSTYASEEGLRTLLDMGMLQGISETWDRLDEDLGAAQT, from the coding sequence ATGACCCAGCTTCCCTCCGCGCACCCCTCCCCCATGACCTCCCGCGTCGAGGACGGCCGGACCCTGGTCCTCGAACGCCTGTTCCGCGCGCCGCCCGAGCGGGTCTTCGCCGCGTTCTCGCAGGCCGAGCACCTGCGGCGCTGGTGGGGTCCACGCGGCTGGGAGATGCCGGTGTGCACGCTGGACTTCCGTCCGGGGGGCCGCTGGCATTACGGCATGAAGTGCACCGACCCGGCCCAGGGCCAGTTCTACGGCATGGAATCCTGGGGCCTGGGCGTGTACCGCGAGATCGGGGACGGGGCGCGCATCGTGTACACCGACTCTTTCTCGGATGCGCAGGGCGGGGTCAACGCGGCGATGCCCTCCACCCTCGTCGAGCTGACCTTCCCGGCGCAGGGCGGCGGCACACGGGTCGTGAACCGCTCGACCTACGCCAGCGAGGAGGGCCTGAGGACCTTGCTGGACATGGGGATGCTCCAGGGCATCAGCGAGACCTGGGACCGGCTGGACGAGGACCTGGGAGCGGCCCAGACCTGA
- a CDS encoding AraC family transcriptional regulator, which translates to MPRRMLVPAPALRPLVQMYRIVEESAPQPERHMLLPEHTAHLIVHSGGTWMLGPGGVAAPLPLATLSGLTLTPAPLLSGGPTRALWAELYPWAARQLLGWSYPDPPLDLSAGAGGPALSAAVRAISAALAAADWDTAVGLLEGWLLARAAQTARAAGPGVRAAVRLYHSTGQARVADLAAELDLSPRTLERQFAQEVGIGAKSLARLIRFETAHNLLSDDPQTPLATLAYDLGFSDQAHLTREFRALGGLTPGAYARLSRLRRALDPGAWLPGTLGDKPVWPPLPE; encoded by the coding sequence ATGCCCCGCCGCATGCTCGTGCCCGCACCTGCGCTGCGGCCCCTGGTTCAGATGTACCGGATCGTCGAGGAGAGCGCCCCGCAGCCCGAGCGGCACATGCTGCTGCCCGAACACACCGCGCACCTGATCGTGCATTCGGGGGGCACCTGGATGCTGGGACCAGGCGGGGTCGCCGCGCCGCTGCCCCTGGCCACCCTGAGCGGCCTGACGCTGACCCCCGCCCCGCTGCTCTCGGGTGGGCCGACGCGGGCGCTGTGGGCCGAGCTGTATCCCTGGGCCGCGCGGCAGCTGCTGGGCTGGAGCTATCCCGATCCGCCGCTGGACCTGAGTGCGGGGGCGGGCGGCCCGGCCCTGAGCGCGGCGGTGCGCGCCATCTCCGCCGCCCTGGCCGCCGCCGACTGGGACACGGCCGTCGGGCTCCTCGAGGGCTGGCTGCTCGCGCGCGCCGCGCAGACGGCCCGGGCCGCCGGGCCGGGTGTCCGCGCCGCCGTGCGCCTGTACCACAGCACCGGGCAGGCGCGCGTCGCCGATCTGGCCGCCGAACTGGACCTCAGCCCGCGCACCCTGGAGCGGCAGTTCGCGCAGGAGGTGGGCATCGGGGCCAAGTCGCTCGCCCGGCTCATCCGCTTCGAGACGGCGCACAACCTCCTGAGCGATGATCCCCAGACCCCGCTGGCGACCCTCGCCTACGACCTGGGCTTTTCCGACCAGGCGCACCTGACACGGGAGTTTCGCGCGCTGGGTGGCCTGACGCCGGGAGCCTACGCCCGCCTGAGCCGTCTGCGCCGGGCGCTGGACCCCGGAGCCTGGCTGCCGGGCACGCTCGGAGACAAGCCGGTATGGCCGCCGCTGCCCGAGTAG